The proteins below come from a single Tsuneonella deserti genomic window:
- the ftsZ gene encoding cell division protein FtsZ, with protein MSINIGPPATDELRPKITVIGVGGAGGNAIANMIAAEIEGVDFIVANTDAQALGASSAGKRIQLGPDITGGLGAGARPEVGKAAAEETVAEIEDALEGVNMCFIAAGMGGGTGTGAAPVIAEAARRKGVLTVGVVTKPFLFEGTRRMRAAEAGIDELQRHVDTLIVIPNQNLFLVAKAETTFKEAFGLADEVLQQGVRSITDLMVMPGLINLDFADVRSVMQEMGKAMMGTGEGEGENRALEAAERAIANPLLDGVSMAGAKGVIISIIGGEDMKLLEVDEAANHIRELVDEDANIIWGSAFNPDLQGKIRVSVVATGIDGTGDVAMNQPRSFALGASRAPKKPVLELPAEDEFELPAETEEQPEPAFASPAGEDEREPLDLGAMPSGFGDEEDEGEEYDDDVDGIVDPLAGLRNEEPEDHAAGAHGGPAAEGDDLWGDADDDEPLDLGAPGGSGQDELLLDADRLAERDEPVKPMLGGGRRRGLVTGGDSGGAGGGAGGGSGAGSTLFERMANLSRGGNRAGEQEEEDEGDDDSGSASLSIPRFLGRQNNQ; from the coding sequence ATGAGCATCAATATCGGTCCTCCCGCTACCGACGAACTGCGGCCCAAGATCACCGTCATCGGGGTCGGCGGGGCCGGCGGAAACGCGATTGCCAACATGATCGCCGCCGAGATCGAGGGTGTCGATTTCATCGTCGCCAATACCGACGCGCAGGCGCTCGGCGCCTCGTCGGCCGGCAAGCGCATCCAGCTTGGTCCGGATATCACCGGCGGCCTGGGTGCCGGCGCGCGTCCCGAAGTCGGCAAGGCTGCCGCCGAAGAAACGGTCGCCGAGATCGAGGACGCGCTGGAAGGCGTGAACATGTGCTTCATCGCCGCCGGCATGGGCGGCGGCACCGGCACGGGCGCCGCGCCGGTCATCGCCGAAGCGGCCCGGCGCAAGGGGGTTCTGACCGTCGGCGTGGTGACCAAGCCCTTCCTCTTCGAAGGCACCCGGCGGATGCGCGCGGCGGAGGCAGGCATCGACGAACTTCAGCGCCACGTCGACACGCTGATTGTCATTCCCAACCAGAACCTGTTCCTGGTCGCCAAGGCGGAAACCACCTTCAAGGAAGCGTTCGGGCTGGCTGACGAAGTGCTCCAGCAGGGCGTTCGCTCGATCACCGACCTGATGGTCATGCCGGGCCTCATCAACCTCGACTTCGCCGACGTTCGCTCGGTGATGCAGGAAATGGGCAAGGCGATGATGGGCACCGGCGAGGGCGAGGGCGAGAACCGCGCGCTCGAGGCCGCCGAACGCGCGATCGCCAACCCGCTGCTCGACGGCGTTAGCATGGCCGGCGCCAAGGGCGTGATCATCTCGATCATCGGCGGCGAGGATATGAAGCTGCTCGAAGTCGACGAGGCGGCGAACCACATCCGCGAGCTGGTCGACGAAGACGCCAACATCATCTGGGGTTCGGCGTTCAACCCGGACCTCCAGGGCAAGATCCGCGTCTCGGTCGTCGCGACCGGCATAGACGGCACCGGCGACGTTGCGATGAACCAGCCGCGCTCGTTCGCACTGGGTGCTTCGCGCGCCCCCAAGAAGCCGGTGCTCGAACTGCCGGCGGAAGACGAGTTCGAACTTCCGGCTGAAACGGAGGAGCAGCCCGAGCCGGCGTTCGCTTCCCCGGCCGGTGAGGATGAGCGCGAGCCGCTCGACCTTGGCGCGATGCCTTCGGGATTCGGCGACGAGGAAGACGAGGGCGAGGAATACGACGACGACGTCGATGGCATCGTCGATCCGCTCGCCGGCTTGCGCAACGAGGAACCCGAAGACCATGCCGCCGGAGCGCATGGCGGGCCGGCAGCCGAGGGCGATGACCTGTGGGGCGATGCGGACGATGACGAGCCGCTCGATCTCGGGGCGCCTGGCGGTTCCGGCCAGGACGAGCTTCTGCTCGATGCCGACCGGCTGGCCGAGCGTGACGAGCCGGTCAAGCCGATGCTCGGCGGTGGCCGCAGGCGCGGGCTGGTGACAGGCGGCGACAGCGGCGGCGCTGGCGGTGGAGCGGGTGGCGGCTCCGGAGCCGGCAGCACCCTGTTCGAACGGATGGCCAACCTGTCGCGCGGGGGCAATCGTGCCGGTGAACAGGAAGAAGAGGACGAGGGTGATGACGACAGCGGCTCCGCGTCGCTTTCGATCCCGCGTTTCCTCGGCCGGCAGAACAACCAGTAG
- a CDS encoding SPOR domain-containing protein encodes MPDRKPTILYRAAAPLLAALPMVLGSAAVAAQDYAVVQAVPPPAASELKEALRRLARSPADFDALIAAGRASLALDDIDAATGFFGRADVIRPGDARVKAGLAAANLKSDRPIEALQLFDQAQAAGAPPVTLAADRGLAFDLVGDNASAQAQYRLALTQGPDPEISRRLGLSLAISGDKKGFEAALLPLLQRRDFAAYRARAFGLAVLGEEAEAVSIVEAVMPRDLASRITPYLSYMPKLTRAQQAAAGNLGAFPRAAQIGRDDPRFAQYAGPVSVPVSQRSPDSRLAPAGAPLGPKAKGGTASSTRQSSADRKRQREQEKRAAALARQQREAAVAAAKKPPVVVARADPAPVARTRSASGSIQRSARIPTPPPPSPTPTSRASELPPQPVVVAQLPPATGAPGVAIAPVQPGASGPSQSQSSVTTPAAAPVVITPAPPPASEAVPNEIDLGAAFAEFNNASIAKAPAAGAVDITAIKPKREVVEPPKPPPPPPPPPKPKVPSRVWVQVATGKDVKALAFDWRKYGKKAPQLLGKRDAYTAKWGETRRLVTGPFASAKDAAKFVNDLKAAEIDSFTFTSDEGEDVTPLK; translated from the coding sequence ATGCCAGATCGCAAGCCGACCATTCTGTACCGCGCCGCCGCCCCGTTGCTGGCGGCCCTGCCGATGGTCCTGGGCAGCGCCGCCGTGGCCGCGCAGGATTACGCGGTGGTGCAGGCGGTTCCACCACCCGCCGCTTCCGAACTGAAGGAAGCGCTCCGCCGGCTGGCGCGCAGCCCGGCGGATTTCGATGCGCTTATCGCGGCGGGGCGCGCCTCGCTGGCGCTCGACGACATCGACGCGGCGACAGGGTTCTTCGGGCGCGCCGACGTGATCCGGCCGGGCGATGCACGGGTGAAGGCGGGCCTGGCCGCGGCGAACCTCAAGTCGGATCGGCCGATCGAGGCGCTGCAGTTGTTCGACCAGGCGCAGGCTGCCGGCGCGCCGCCGGTGACGCTGGCGGCGGACCGGGGGCTGGCATTCGACCTTGTCGGCGATAATGCCTCGGCGCAGGCGCAATACCGCCTCGCGCTGACGCAGGGGCCCGATCCCGAGATCAGCCGCCGGCTGGGTCTCAGCCTCGCGATATCGGGCGACAAGAAGGGTTTCGAGGCGGCGCTCCTGCCGTTGCTCCAGCGCCGTGATTTCGCCGCATACCGCGCGCGGGCCTTCGGCCTGGCGGTGCTCGGCGAAGAAGCCGAGGCGGTTTCGATCGTCGAAGCGGTCATGCCCCGGGACCTCGCAAGCCGCATCACCCCCTATTTGAGCTACATGCCGAAGCTGACCCGCGCGCAGCAGGCCGCGGCAGGCAACCTCGGCGCGTTCCCCCGGGCGGCCCAGATCGGCCGTGACGATCCGCGCTTCGCACAGTACGCGGGCCCGGTCAGCGTGCCGGTCAGCCAGCGCAGTCCGGACAGCCGCCTCGCCCCGGCCGGCGCGCCGCTTGGCCCCAAGGCGAAAGGGGGCACCGCCTCCAGCACGCGGCAATCCTCCGCTGACAGGAAGCGCCAGCGAGAGCAGGAGAAGCGCGCGGCCGCGCTGGCCCGCCAGCAGCGCGAAGCAGCAGTCGCCGCCGCGAAGAAGCCGCCCGTGGTCGTTGCCCGGGCCGATCCCGCGCCAGTCGCTCGGACCAGGTCTGCCTCCGGGAGCATCCAACGCTCGGCGCGAATCCCGACGCCGCCGCCTCCTTCGCCCACGCCTACTTCGCGCGCTAGCGAGTTGCCGCCGCAGCCGGTGGTCGTGGCTCAGCTTCCGCCCGCGACGGGCGCGCCGGGGGTTGCCATCGCTCCGGTTCAGCCGGGAGCATCGGGGCCGAGCCAGTCTCAGTCGTCAGTGACCACGCCGGCCGCCGCGCCCGTGGTCATCACTCCGGCACCTCCGCCCGCGAGCGAGGCGGTGCCGAACGAGATCGACCTTGGCGCTGCGTTTGCCGAGTTCAACAACGCCAGCATTGCGAAGGCACCCGCTGCCGGCGCGGTCGACATCACCGCGATCAAGCCGAAGCGCGAGGTGGTCGAGCCGCCCAAGCCGCCACCACCTCCCCCGCCGCCTCCCAAGCCGAAAGTGCCGAGCCGCGTGTGGGTCCAGGTCGCCACGGGCAAGGACGTGAAGGCGCTCGCTTTCGACTGGCGCAAGTACGGCAAGAAGGCGCCTCAGCTTCTCGGCAAGCGGGACGCCTACACGGCCAAGTGGGGCGAGACGCGCAGGCTGGTGACGGGGCCTTTCGCCTCGGCAAAGGATGCCGCCAAATTCGTCAACGACCTCAAGGCGGCGGAAATCGATTCCTTCACCTTCACCAGCGACGAAGGCGAGGACGTCACGCCGCTCAAGTAG
- a CDS encoding Bax inhibitor-1/YccA family protein, whose amino-acid sequence MADYEPRTTTTGFGSVPRAGGAVVFDAGLRQHMLSIYNYMASGVLLTGVVALLTANSGLAYTFATGPLMWLVALAPLAIVFAMSFGANRFSKTTLQGMYWAFAVLMGLSLSTIFLVYTGGSIAVTFFATAAAFAGLSLWGYTTQKNLSGMGTFLIMGVVGLLVASIVNMFVQSEPLMYAISFIGVLIFAGLTAYDTQKLKEQYAHLRGTEWAGKAVVLGALNLYLDFINMFLFLLRFMGQSRN is encoded by the coding sequence ATGGCCGATTATGAACCACGCACGACGACGACCGGCTTCGGCTCGGTTCCGCGCGCCGGCGGCGCGGTCGTTTTCGACGCAGGTCTGCGGCAGCACATGCTGTCGATCTACAACTACATGGCGAGCGGCGTCCTGCTGACCGGCGTCGTCGCGCTGCTGACGGCCAATTCCGGCCTCGCATATACTTTCGCAACCGGTCCGCTGATGTGGCTCGTGGCGCTTGCTCCGCTGGCCATCGTCTTCGCGATGAGCTTCGGTGCCAACCGTTTCAGCAAGACGACGCTTCAGGGCATGTACTGGGCCTTTGCGGTCCTGATGGGCCTGTCGCTGTCGACGATCTTCCTCGTCTATACCGGGGGTTCGATCGCGGTGACCTTCTTCGCCACGGCTGCGGCCTTCGCCGGCCTGAGCCTGTGGGGTTACACCACGCAGAAGAACCTCAGCGGGATGGGCACGTTCCTGATCATGGGCGTGGTCGGCCTGCTGGTCGCGAGCATCGTCAACATGTTCGTCCAGTCCGAGCCGCTGATGTATGCCATCAGCTTCATCGGCGTGCTGATTTTCGCAGGCCTCACCGCCTACGACACGCAGAAGCTGAAGGAGCAGTACGCTCACCTGCGCGGCACCGAGTGGGCCGGCAAGGCAGTGGTCCTGGGTGCGCTGAACCTCTACCTGGACTTCATCAACATGTTCCTCTTCCTGCTGCGCTTCATGGGCCAGAGCCGCAACTGA
- a CDS encoding YbjN domain-containing protein, giving the protein MRTEHEDYAPMGDDAAPVDMLAALFEARGWPHEVVSQEEISGEVQGAWANYQIRAIWRTHDNVLQLLCLPDVRVTEAKRRAAHELLALVNEQLWLGHFDVWSQGGMLVYRHGLLLGDEGLLSLSQAQGLVETAVDECDRFYPAFQFVLWGDKSPKDALASAMVDAAGEA; this is encoded by the coding sequence ATGAGAACCGAGCACGAAGACTACGCCCCCATGGGTGACGACGCCGCGCCGGTGGACATGCTCGCGGCGCTGTTCGAAGCGCGCGGCTGGCCGCACGAGGTGGTCTCGCAGGAAGAGATCTCGGGCGAAGTGCAGGGCGCCTGGGCGAATTACCAGATCCGCGCGATCTGGCGCACACACGACAATGTCCTCCAGCTGCTGTGCCTGCCCGATGTGCGCGTGACCGAGGCGAAGCGCCGCGCCGCGCACGAGCTTCTTGCGCTGGTCAACGAGCAGCTCTGGCTCGGACACTTCGATGTGTGGTCGCAGGGCGGGATGCTGGTCTACCGCCACGGCCTGCTGCTCGGTGACGAAGGGCTACTGAGCCTCAGCCAGGCGCAGGGACTGGTCGAGACGGCCGTCGACGAGTGCGACCGCTTCTATCCGGCGTTCCAGTTCGTGCTGTGGGGCGACAAGTCCCCCAAGGACGCGCTGGCAAGCGCGATGGTGGACGCCGCCGGAGAAGCCTAG
- a CDS encoding pyrroline-5-carboxylate reductase family protein — MNRTPTILVAGFGTMTGAIVEGWLRAGLDPASVTACGPSPKPVPPGMRFVTGVPEGEFDYLLLGMKPQKLAEAAPGLEPVAGPETVVLSVLAGIELSTLARLFPRAAGAVRVMPNLAAALGKSPVALLAQGLDERRREEVTELAAALGTAEWLADESQFELVTALAGSGPGFLYRFIDALAAGATRLGLDAGQAQRLAVQMVEGAAALAAQSSYSPAELARRVASPGGMTQKGLDVLDADEALVRLLTETLRAARDRGREMAGAAREEG, encoded by the coding sequence ATGAACCGCACTCCCACCATCCTCGTCGCAGGCTTCGGCACGATGACCGGCGCGATCGTCGAGGGCTGGCTGCGCGCCGGCCTCGATCCCGCGAGCGTCACCGCGTGCGGACCCAGTCCGAAGCCAGTCCCGCCGGGAATGCGGTTTGTCACCGGGGTTCCGGAGGGCGAGTTCGATTACCTGCTGCTGGGCATGAAGCCGCAGAAGCTGGCGGAAGCGGCGCCCGGGCTCGAGCCGGTTGCAGGGCCGGAGACGGTCGTCCTGTCGGTGCTCGCCGGGATCGAGCTGTCCACCCTCGCGCGGCTTTTCCCCCGCGCGGCGGGCGCGGTGCGGGTGATGCCCAATCTCGCGGCGGCGCTCGGCAAATCCCCAGTCGCGCTGCTGGCGCAAGGACTGGACGAGCGCAGGCGCGAAGAAGTTACCGAACTGGCGGCCGCGCTCGGCACGGCCGAATGGCTCGCGGACGAGAGCCAGTTCGAACTGGTCACCGCGCTCGCGGGTTCCGGGCCGGGTTTCCTCTACCGCTTCATCGATGCGCTGGCCGCGGGTGCGACGCGGCTGGGGCTCGATGCAGGACAGGCGCAGCGGCTGGCGGTGCAGATGGTCGAAGGGGCGGCGGCGCTGGCTGCGCAATCGTCTTATTCGCCCGCCGAGCTCGCGCGTCGGGTCGCCAGTCCCGGGGGCATGACGCAGAAGGGTCTCGACGTGCTCGATGCCGACGAGGCGCTCGTCCGGCTGCTTACCGAAACCCTTCGCGCGGCGCGTGATCGGGGCCGCGAAATGGCCGGGGCAGCGCGCGAAGAAGGTTAA
- the ftsA gene encoding cell division protein FtsA, giving the protein MGLPRITKVFGAVNIGSFRISAMIMGLSETGEMIVLGSGNRQSQGIKRGYVTDMAAATYAIRDAVERAEKNAGTSISSVWVGCSGAGLASRVAKVEIDIGGRRIEEDDIEHLLVAARDSIQPDGRMVLHAQPAHYTLDGAHGVANPRGLHAERLGVDIHVMLADGAPIRNLIEAVQNAHLDVEAVVAAPIAAGHACLSPEERELGTALVEIGGEVTNVSLYAGGMLLGLTAVPFGSSDITDAIASTFGIRRFQAQRLKSRYGSAVASPSDYKEMVPVNGPGEESTGPIARGADDKNRIARAELISIITGQLSRLTDEVGRALKAMGFSGAKGGQVVVTGGGAELAGIADFLQSALGRPVRIGKPPALRGLGEANASPSFVTLTGLCLYAADDPVDIRAVGARHTPTTRYSGIGLAGRVFRAMREYF; this is encoded by the coding sequence ATGGGTTTGCCGCGCATCACGAAAGTATTCGGGGCCGTGAATATCGGCTCGTTCCGCATTTCGGCGATGATCATGGGCCTCTCCGAAACGGGCGAGATGATCGTCTTGGGCTCGGGCAACCGCCAGAGCCAGGGCATCAAGCGCGGTTACGTGACCGACATGGCGGCGGCGACCTATGCGATCCGCGACGCGGTCGAGCGGGCCGAGAAGAACGCCGGCACCTCCATCTCCAGCGTGTGGGTCGGCTGTTCGGGCGCGGGGCTGGCCAGCAGGGTCGCCAAGGTCGAGATCGACATCGGCGGCCGCCGGATCGAGGAAGACGATATCGAGCACCTGCTGGTCGCAGCGCGCGACAGCATCCAGCCCGACGGGCGCATGGTGCTCCACGCGCAACCGGCGCACTACACGCTCGACGGCGCTCACGGGGTCGCCAACCCCCGCGGTCTCCATGCCGAGCGCCTAGGCGTCGATATCCACGTCATGCTCGCCGACGGGGCGCCGATCCGCAACCTGATCGAGGCGGTGCAGAACGCCCATCTCGACGTCGAGGCGGTGGTCGCCGCTCCGATCGCGGCGGGTCACGCCTGCCTTTCGCCGGAAGAGCGCGAGCTTGGCACCGCGCTGGTCGAGATCGGCGGCGAGGTGACCAACGTCTCGCTCTACGCTGGCGGCATGCTGCTCGGCCTGACCGCCGTGCCCTTCGGATCGTCCGACATCACCGATGCAATCGCCAGCACGTTCGGCATCCGCCGCTTCCAGGCCCAGCGGCTCAAGAGCCGCTACGGATCGGCGGTCGCCAGCCCGAGCGATTACAAGGAAATGGTCCCCGTGAACGGCCCGGGCGAGGAAAGCACGGGCCCCATCGCGCGCGGGGCGGACGACAAGAACCGGATTGCCCGCGCCGAGCTCATTTCCATCATCACCGGGCAGCTTTCCCGCCTGACCGACGAGGTCGGCCGCGCGTTGAAGGCGATGGGCTTCTCAGGCGCCAAGGGCGGCCAGGTGGTTGTCACCGGCGGCGGAGCCGAGCTGGCGGGCATCGCTGATTTCCTCCAGAGCGCACTTGGCCGCCCGGTGCGGATCGGCAAGCCGCCGGCCTTGCGCGGGCTGGGGGAGGCGAACGCGAGCCCCAGCTTCGTGACGCTGACCGGCCTTTGCCTTTATGCCGCCGACGACCCGGTGGACATCCGCGCGGTCGGCGCGCGGCACACGCCGACGACGCGCTATTCGGGCATCGGGCTCGCCGGGCGCGTGTTTCGCGCGATGCGGGAATATTTTTGA